One Legionella lansingensis genomic region harbors:
- a CDS encoding integrase, producing MGQVNMDLYLKIQRIRYQRGNRALKKRILDEFCETHHYHRKAAARLLRQLPISDKSPKKVGKKKTYDPSILLEPLKKIWLGTDQMCGKRLKRALPLWLPHYQNHYEPLAAEISSQLLTMSAATIDRLLKPVKTRYGKGLSGTKPGSILRNQIPVNTNQWNTNEVGFMEADSVAHCGASLAGDFVWSITLTDIFSGWTEMRATWNKGAHGVLGGIQDIEKNLPFEIKGFDCDNGSEFLNWHLIHYFTERDPQKAVQFTRSRPYKKDDNAHVEQKNWTHVRQLFGYHRFGNPKLVELMNDLYSNEVSLLFNFFYPCIKLIDKVRIQSRVIKKYDQPQTPYQRLMTSNGLTLAQKTKLQETFNTLDPFDLQKKIQKKLKLIFRLVNIQHVKQRKAL from the coding sequence ATGGGGCAAGTGAATATGGATTTGTATCTAAAAATACAGCGTATCCGCTATCAACGAGGCAATAGAGCGTTAAAAAAACGCATTCTGGATGAATTTTGCGAGACGCATCATTATCATCGCAAAGCAGCAGCTCGTTTATTAAGACAGTTACCCATTTCTGATAAAAGTCCGAAGAAAGTTGGAAAAAAGAAGACCTATGACCCATCCATATTGCTGGAGCCTTTAAAAAAGATATGGCTTGGCACGGATCAGATGTGTGGTAAACGATTAAAGAGAGCTCTTCCCTTATGGTTACCTCATTATCAAAATCATTATGAGCCTTTAGCGGCGGAGATATCCTCTCAACTGCTAACCATGAGCGCTGCTACAATTGATCGCTTACTCAAGCCTGTTAAAACTCGCTATGGAAAAGGCTTAAGTGGAACAAAGCCTGGAAGTATTCTCAGGAATCAAATTCCAGTCAATACGAATCAGTGGAATACTAACGAAGTGGGTTTTATGGAGGCCGACAGCGTTGCGCATTGTGGAGCATCACTAGCCGGTGATTTTGTTTGGTCTATTACGCTGACGGATATTTTCAGTGGCTGGACAGAAATGCGGGCCACTTGGAATAAAGGAGCTCATGGTGTCTTGGGGGGTATTCAAGACATAGAAAAAAATTTACCTTTTGAAATCAAAGGGTTTGATTGTGATAACGGCTCAGAGTTTCTCAATTGGCATCTCATTCATTATTTTACTGAGCGGGACCCACAAAAAGCAGTTCAATTTACTCGCTCTCGTCCTTATAAAAAAGACGATAATGCACATGTTGAACAAAAGAACTGGACTCATGTGCGTCAACTGTTTGGTTATCATCGTTTTGGTAATCCAAAGCTCGTTGAGCTTATGAATGACTTATATTCTAACGAAGTCTCCTTGTTATTTAATTTTTTCTATCCTTGCATTAAGCTCATTGACAAAGTACGAATTCAATCCCGTGTAATCAAAAAATATGATCAACCCCAAACGCCCTATCAGCGACTGATGACGTCGAATGGTCTTACTCTCGCTCAGAAAACAAAATTACAAGAGACCTTTAATACACTCGACCCGTTTGACTTGCAAAAAAAGATTCAAAAAAAGCTAAAATTAATATTTAGATTAGTGAATATTCAACATGTAAAACAAAGAAAGGCTCTTTAA
- a CDS encoding isopenicillin N synthase family oxygenase produces the protein MNFDIISYKDLLDGENAFIRDKIKSALYMTGIVGVCDVPAFVETSKDYIEAVRKFSALDMASKKQYEPNRDAGLTEGYEVGAEQFLDQNGQWQTDDKKASFYAFVPDHPRNIWPREVDLKTPYLALGELMFETGKKVLDFLGLNEAVGLHLDDMVGYGRMLHYLNVDESQNANPNWCGAHLDHGVFTALMPAYYFREGIEVEEPEEAGLYIMPSNSDQFEKINARDKSIMLFQVGEFLQLASNDQILATKHLVRKAKGNIERYTYALFFSAHDDTVIYPHSKLTKDTRYLEQKSPDGSISYGKWEAASYELYRAR, from the coding sequence ATGAACTTTGATATCATTTCATATAAAGACCTGCTCGATGGAGAAAACGCTTTCATCAGAGACAAAATTAAATCTGCATTATATATGACGGGTATTGTTGGCGTATGTGATGTGCCTGCCTTTGTTGAAACATCAAAAGATTATATTGAAGCAGTACGAAAATTTTCGGCGTTGGATATGGCTTCTAAAAAACAATATGAACCTAATCGTGATGCCGGTCTAACGGAGGGTTATGAAGTAGGAGCTGAGCAGTTTTTGGATCAAAATGGTCAGTGGCAAACGGACGATAAAAAAGCTTCTTTTTATGCGTTTGTCCCTGACCATCCGCGCAACATATGGCCTAGAGAAGTGGATTTAAAAACGCCCTATTTAGCACTGGGCGAACTGATGTTCGAAACAGGTAAAAAAGTCTTGGATTTTTTGGGCTTGAATGAAGCTGTCGGATTGCATCTTGATGACATGGTGGGTTATGGGCGCATGCTGCATTATCTTAATGTCGATGAGTCACAGAATGCCAATCCAAACTGGTGTGGAGCGCATCTAGATCACGGGGTATTTACAGCGTTAATGCCCGCTTATTATTTCAGGGAGGGGATAGAAGTAGAAGAGCCTGAAGAAGCTGGGCTTTATATTATGCCCTCCAATAGCGATCAGTTTGAGAAAATCAATGCTAGGGATAAATCGATTATGTTGTTTCAGGTGGGTGAATTTTTGCAACTGGCCTCGAATGATCAAATTCTTGCGACCAAACATTTGGTTAGAAAGGCCAAAGGAAATATTGAACGTTATACCTATGCTTTATTCTTTTCCGCACATGATGATACAGTCATTTATCCCCATTCAAAATTAACTAAAGATACACGTTATCTTGAGCAAAAATCACCAGATGGCAGCATCAGCTATGGTAAATGGGAAGCTGCTTCTTATGAGCTATATCGAGCGCGTTAA
- a CDS encoding benzoate/H(+) symporter BenE family transporter, with protein MLRYFSFSNMAAGFIAVMVGFTSSAVLVFQAATTAGATPAEISSWLFALGMSMAATCIGLSLYYRMPILTGWSTPGAALLVTSLSGVSMPEATGVFIFASFLTILTGLTGAFEKAITHIPRSLTSAMLAGILIHFGMNVFVAMQAQFILISSMLITYLLGKRLFPRYVIIVVLLVGISVAEIKGLFHLDHVHFALATPIFTAPVFKLSTLISVGIPLFFVTLSSQNIPGIAVLHASGFHPPISPVISFTGFINFIFAPLGSYSISLAALTGAICTSREADINPKSRYKSTIFAGLCWFFIGIFGATIVTLFFAFPRELIFAIAGLALLSTIGNSLKVALDDENQRDAALITFLVCASGISFMGIGAAFWGLIAGILTFMFQWKKPALQNQSTLSSSRA; from the coding sequence ATGCTTAGGTATTTTTCTTTTTCTAATATGGCAGCAGGATTTATTGCCGTGATGGTGGGCTTCACTAGCTCAGCAGTTTTAGTCTTTCAAGCCGCCACAACTGCTGGAGCTACGCCTGCAGAAATCAGTTCCTGGCTTTTTGCTTTAGGCATGAGTATGGCAGCGACCTGCATTGGACTTTCTCTTTATTATCGCATGCCTATCTTAACCGGTTGGTCAACTCCAGGTGCTGCTTTACTTGTCACAAGCCTATCTGGGGTATCAATGCCGGAAGCAACAGGAGTGTTTATTTTCGCATCGTTTCTTACTATTTTAACAGGACTCACAGGTGCCTTTGAGAAGGCAATCACTCACATCCCACGTTCACTTACTTCCGCCATGTTAGCAGGTATTTTAATTCACTTTGGAATGAATGTTTTTGTGGCCATGCAAGCACAATTCATTTTAATTTCATCCATGCTTATTACTTATTTGCTTGGAAAACGACTATTTCCACGTTATGTGATCATCGTGGTCCTACTTGTTGGAATCTCGGTGGCAGAAATAAAGGGCCTATTTCATTTAGACCATGTTCACTTTGCTCTTGCTACACCTATCTTCACAGCCCCAGTATTTAAGTTATCAACGCTAATTAGTGTTGGTATACCTTTATTCTTTGTTACGCTTAGCTCTCAAAATATCCCTGGTATTGCTGTTCTTCACGCCTCCGGGTTCCATCCACCTATCTCACCGGTTATTAGCTTTACTGGCTTTATTAATTTCATTTTCGCTCCATTGGGTAGTTATTCCATAAGTTTAGCGGCGCTAACAGGTGCTATTTGCACTAGCAGAGAGGCAGACATTAATCCTAAAAGCCGCTACAAATCTACCATATTTGCAGGACTCTGTTGGTTTTTCATTGGAATATTTGGCGCTACCATTGTAACACTTTTTTTTGCTTTTCCACGTGAATTGATTTTCGCTATTGCAGGACTTGCTCTCTTAAGTACAATTGGCAATAGCTTGAAAGTAGCCTTAGATGACGAGAACCAACGTGATGCTGCGCTAATCACTTTTCTTGTTTGTGCTTCCGGTATCAGCTTCATGGGTATAGGAGCTGCTTTTTGGGGATTGATTGCTGGTATACTGACTTTTATGTTTCAATGGAAAAAACCTGCACTACAAAATCAAAGTACCCTGTCGTCGTCCAGAGCGTAA
- a CDS encoding aminoacyl-tRNA deacylase yields MKNHHIAYKTISHPRAYTASQCAQAAHIKGNYFAKSVVVKLDGKFAIIAIPANIRLDLDRLKKETGAEHAEIAKEFEFQSKFTDCEVGAIPLFGELYDMDVYLADSLAHKEWLVFNAGNHNQLLKVKSEDFLNLVHPKTLSQC; encoded by the coding sequence ATGAAGAATCATCATATTGCATACAAAACAATCAGTCATCCTAGAGCATATACAGCATCGCAATGTGCACAAGCAGCGCATATTAAAGGAAACTATTTTGCTAAATCTGTGGTTGTCAAATTGGATGGCAAATTTGCAATAATAGCAATTCCCGCCAATATTCGACTGGATTTAGATCGATTAAAAAAAGAGACTGGAGCAGAACACGCAGAAATTGCTAAAGAATTTGAATTTCAAAGCAAGTTTACAGATTGTGAAGTTGGAGCTATACCGCTTTTTGGCGAGCTCTATGATATGGACGTCTATCTTGCAGATAGCCTTGCACATAAAGAATGGTTAGTTTTTAATGCTGGTAATCATAATCAACTGCTAAAAGTCAAAAGCGAAGATTTTTTAAATCTAGTGCATCCGAAAACGTTATCGCAATGTTAG